From one Solanum stenotomum isolate F172 chromosome 12, ASM1918654v1, whole genome shotgun sequence genomic stretch:
- the LOC125848179 gene encoding cytochrome c oxidase subunit 5C-like gives MAGSHIAHAAYKGPSVVKEIVIGIALGIVAGGLWKMHHWNNQRRTKEFYDLLDKNEISVVVNDE, from the coding sequence ATGGCAGGTTCCCATATTGCACATGCTGCTTACAAGGGTCCAAGTGTAGTGAAAGAGATTGTGATAGGGATTGCTCTTGGAATAGTTGCGGGAGGTTTGTGGAAGATGCACCATTGGAACAACCAGAGGAGAACTAAGGAATTCTATGATTTGCTTGACAAAAATGAGATCAGTGTTGTGGTGAATGACGAGTAA
- the LOC125847553 gene encoding cysteine-rich receptor-like protein kinase 42, with amino-acid sequence MNLSRSNFPLLNWTVILLLNFALICEADPRISESGLICGTNRTTPAIIIPEFVKLMEVVSQRVTDNNWGNHYVNSTNISIYALANCYQDLPHQDCLLCYAASRTRLPRCLPGKSGRIYLDGCFLRYDQYNFFNETTDSAEDTVNCSSSIGVATGQELATLNASAGNLIDELTKTAVANGGYAAANLNGVYGLAQCWKTVSTSGCKKCLDKASRDIKGCFPNRDARALIAGCYLRYSTQNFLNHPSGNSSGGVSKGVIVAIVLGVTAFTMLALSAAYTARKRSLRRKRARINLGKISNSYNKSSLNFKYENLEKATNYFDPSTKVGQGGNGSVYKGTLPNGNVIAVKRLFFNTRQWVDDFFNEVNLIHGIEHKNLVKLLGCSIEGPESLLVYEFVTNKSLDQYLFDKDKVKILSWEERFRIIVGTAQGIDFLHGGSEIRIIHRDIKSSNVLLDENLEAKIADFGLARCFGTDKTHLSTGIAGTLGYMAPEYLVKGQLTEKADVYSYGVLVLEIVSGRKSIAFAEDSGSLLQTVWKLYTTNQVTEALDPLLKGDFPPEEASKVLKVGLLCTQASVALRPSMSEVVQMLTCEGYQIPEPCQPPFLNSNLLVGGSVKSSIRSLVSNALYKLDESSSYATTTGSSSMQSSSTGPHKSDEFLLKESENRK; translated from the exons ATGAATTTATCCCGCTCAAATTTTCCACTTTTAAATTGGACAGTTATTTTGTTGCTGAATTTTGCTTTAATTTGTGAAGCCGATCCTCGAATTTCAGAATCTGGACTAATATGCGGCACGAACAGGACAACACCGGCGATCATCATTCCCGAATTTGTTAAACTAATGGAAGTTGTTTCACAACGCGTGACGGATAACAATTGGGGAAATCATTATGtaaattcaacaaatatttcaatttatgcATTAGCAAATTGTTATCAGGATCTACCACATCAGGATTGTCTTCTATGCTACGCAGCTAGTCGAACTCGACTCCCTCGTTGTCTTCCTGGTAAATCCGGTCGAATATATCTCGACGGATGTTTTCTCCGGTACGATCAATACAATTTTTTCAATGAAACTACTGATTCAGCTGAAGATACAGTGAACTGTAGCAGCTCAATTGGAGTTGCTACTGGACAGGAATTAGCCACGTTAAACGCATCAGCTGGAAATTTGATTGATGAATTGACGAAGACAGCGGTGGCGAACGGCGGTTACGCGGCGGCGAATTTGAACGGAGTTTATGGATTGGCGCAGTGTTGGAAAACTGTGAGTACAAGTGGTTGTAAAAAATGTTTGGACAAAGCAAGTAGAGATATCAAAGGGTGTTTTCCGAATAGAGATGCTAGAGCTTTGATTGCTGGCTGTTATTTGAGATATTCTACACAAAATTTTCTCAATCATCCATCCGGGAACAGTAGCGGTG GGGTTAGCAAAGGGGTGATAGTAGCTATCGTTCTTGGAGTGACAGCTTTCACCATGCTTGCTCTCTCAGCTGCGTACACAGCTCGTAAAAGATCATTAAGGCGAAAACGAG CACGCATTAATCTTGGCAAAATATCGAATTCATACAACAAGTCGAGcttgaattttaaatatgaaaatcttGAGAAGGCAACAAACTACTTTGATCCTTCAACAAAAGTaggtcaaggaggaaatggttCTGTATACAAAGGGACTCTGCCTAATGGAAATGTTATTGCAGTTAAGAGACTATTTTTCAATACAAGACAATGGGTTGATGACTTCTTCAATGAGGTTAATCTCATCCATGGAATTGAACACAAAAATCTTGTCAAGTTGTTGGGTTGCAGCATTGAAGGCCCCGAGAGCCTGCTCGTATACGAGTTTGTGACCAATAAGAGTCTAGATCAATACCTCTTTG ataaGGACAAGGTAAAGATTCTAAGTTGGGAAGAACGTTTCCGTATTATAGTTGGAACAGCACAAGGCATTGATTTCCTTCATGGAGGTTCAGAGATCAGAATCATCCATAGGGACATCAAGAGCTCCAATGTACTTCTTGATGAAAATCTTGAAGCAAAAATTGCTGATTTTGGACTTGCTCGGTGTTTTGGAACTGACAAAACTCATCTCAGCACTGGAATTGCTGGAACATT AGGATATATGGCTCCTGAATACCTCGTAAAAGGACAGCTAACAGAGAAGGCTGATGTCTATAGCTATGGGGTGCTTGTTCTTGAAATCGTTAGTGGCAGAAAAAGTATTGCCTTTGCAGAGGACTCTGGCTCTCTACTACAAACA GTGTGGAAGCTGTACACAACAAATCAGGTAACTGAAGCATTAGATCCTCTATTGAAAGGCGATTTTCCGCCAGAAGAGGCATCAAAGGTACTAAAAGTGGGGTTGTTGTGCACTCAAGCTTCTGTCGCTTTAAGACCATCAATGAGTGAAGTTGTCCAAATGCTAACGTGTGAGGGCTATCAAATTCCAGAACCATGCCAACCACCATTCTTAAATTCGAACTTATTAGTTGGCGGTTCAGTCAAATCCAGTATAAGAAGTTTAGTCTCAAATGCACTCTATAAACTTGATGAATCATCATCTTATGCCACCACCACTGGGTCCTCAAGTATGCAAAGCTCATCAACTGGACCACACAAAAGTGATGAATTCCTTTTAAAAGAGTCTGAAAATAGGAAATAA
- the LOC125847506 gene encoding DExH-box ATP-dependent RNA helicase DExH17: MRSIMRSVLSNSRENLKDNVHKIVSLLNDFTEKRLIVQGTIFHGQLIKKGVSSQKHIAVKMLIMYLKSGKPNEIDQMLKEFDGFNLVVHNCLITANLEWGKLDEARRLFEEMPERNEVSWTAIISGLLRSGKVQEAILYFEKNPFQNLFSWTAVISGLVQNGLSFKAMKLFLEMLQAGVMPNAVTFTSIIRACGELGDFNLGMSVLGLIVKIGYERNLSVSNSLITFNLRLNDTVSARSIFDRMQSKDVVSWTAILDMYVQMGELVEARRVFDEMPERNEVSWSTMISRYSQSGDAEEAVNLFICMVRQGFKPNKSCFASVVSALASLEALVMGKIVHGHILKIGMERDAYIGSSLVDLYCKCGSTKDGRVAFDSILEKNVVCWNSMVSGYSLNNQLEEAKELFHKIPQKDNISWNSLITGYLEYEKFDEVFEVFCEMLLSGERPSKSTFSSVLCACASLASLERGKNSHGKAIKLGFHSDIFVDTALVDMYAKSGDVESAKKIFKRMPKRNEISWTAMIQGLAENGFAEEALAVFEEFERTKSITPNELLILAVLFACSHCGLVDKGLHYFNSMKKLYNIQPNDRHYTCVVDMLSRSGRLSEAEKFILDMPCEPEVQAWAALLSGCKTYRNEVIAERVAEKISELAEKHPEEYVLLSNVYAAAGRWLDVLNMRKQMKEKGLRKSGGCSWIEVRNQPHFFYSQDGSHNESTEIYGVLELMRSDMLLTIIMDGYALKSVSDLPPVFRSTFSFRYFNSLQSECFPACFLSDVNMVISAPTGSGKTVLFELCILRLLSRFISGEGKFIHIKGSLKAIYVAPSKALIQEKLRNWNQKLGSWGINCLELTGDNENYKITDIQDADVILTTPEKFDAVTRYRINDGGLSFFGDIALVLIDEVHLLNDPRGAALEAIVSRIKMLSRKPELKSSALANVRFLAVSATIPNIDDLAEWLMVPRQGVKRFGEEMRPVKLTTKVFGYTPAKNDFLFEKRLQNFVFDILMQHSRGKSALVFCSTRKGAQEAAQQLSQTAMTFGHSNPFIKSREQQERLREASLSCSDKQMQSYILYGVGYHNGGLSMNDRNLIEGLFLNGDIQVLCTTNTLAHGINLPAHTVVLKSTQYFNKEKGTYMEYDRSTVLQMSGRAGRPPFDDTGMVIIMTRKETVHLYENLLSGCELVESQLLPCITEHLTAEIVQLTVSDITGAIEWMKCSFLYVRIRKNPEKYAVRKGLTGDRLERHMQDICVQNVNELSRYQLIWTDEDGFLLKPLEPGKLMTKYYLKFDTMKHIMQAPGNCSTEDALQIICRAEELSWIQLRRNEKKLLNDINIDKDNRLRFHILGDKEKRKKRVQTKEEKIFVLANDCLTGDPLVFDLSLSQDVNSICANGYRIAKCMKEYFLYRKNYRGALSSALLTKSLYQKVWDDSPYLLKQLPGIGMVTAKALHSMGVKSFASLSDADPRKIEMVTGRKYPFGNHIKESLLSLPPEIEMRVEETESQRQGKSKVMVTLTRLSQPVQTTKRHYADMVVGVEEDNLVLFHEKIRVDEFPSPYSKTVMVPSPQQGKLTVKADLIFDEFIGVDLHQKVVLINMVDHNFVMKYRTKQPSSFQNNDVCIIENTQDAAQASCQVSHSLTEAGWSSDMPSFKLIDEDLDEVVLAAAVEDDECRIINENTIFDHIREKAKHLPALTSLKGTCLPSLETLNLIRKRTREKQLLVENAVGVSEEVRRTKVPCHNMVIQSAQYIDLEENRPFSNKDQRPYSHHVSNAIYLPDERGELFFETGSVPSETIAEEMILKYNPIDSKMFHSFENVKNTEPKLLNMANGTCIIHQPEHISSSFGFQETTPTKVTKNAASKQIKEVEDLTLHGYTPGTSEKTDLSMETSRKDAEGRSRLLSAADAYFIRNKVGYPLRSPSFKEQQGTSSVQVGEISQPNPFLGFKSIFTFLFE; this comes from the exons ATGAGAAGTATTATGAGGTCTGTTTTATCCAACTCAAGAGAAAACTTGAAAGATAATGTACACAAGATCGTCTCTCTTTTGAATGACTTCACAGAAAAGAGATTGATAGTTCAAGGGACCATTTTTCATGGACAGTTGATAAAAAAAGGTGTTTCATCACAGAAACACATTGCCGTTAAGATGCTTATTATGTATCTTAAATCAGGAAAACCAAATGAAATTGATCAGATGCTGAAGGAGTTTGATGGGTTCAACTTAGTTGTACATAATTGTCTTATTACTGCTAATCTTGAATGGGGAAAACTGGACGAAGCTCGTAGACTGTTTGAGGAAATGCCTGAGAGAAATGAAGTTTCTTGGACTGCTATAATTTCGGGGTTGTTGAGGTCTGGAAAAGTTCAAGAGGCAATTTTGTACTTTGAGAAAAACCCATTTCAGAATCTATTTTCGTGGACAGCAGTTATCAGTGGGCTTGTTCAAAATGGGTTAAGTTTTAAAGCAATGAAGCTGTTTCTCGAGATGCTTCAAGCTGGAGTTATGCCTAATGCTGTCACTTTTACTTCCATTATTAGAGCATGTGGAGAGTTGGGTGATTTTAATTTGGGAATGTCTGTGTTGGGTTTGATTGTTAAGATTGGCTATGAACGTAACTTGTCAGTTTCGAATTCTTTGATCACGTTTAACTTGAGACTAAATGATACTGTTTCAGCTAGGTCAATTTTTGATAGGATGCAGAGTAAAGATGTCGTTTCGTGGACAGCAATTCTTGACATGTATGTTCAGATGGGAGAATTGGTAGAAGCTCGTCGTGTCTTTGATGAGATGCCAGAAAGAAATGAAGTTTCTTGGAGTACAATGATCTCGAGGTACAGTCAGAGTGGTGATGCAGAAGAGGCAGTGAATCTCTTCATTTGCATGGTCCGGCAGGGGTTTAAACCAAATAAGTCATGTTTTGCTAGCGTAGTAAGTGCATTGGCCAGCCTGGAAGCTTTAGTAATGGGAAAGATTGTTCATGGACATATATTAAAAATCGGGATGGAGAGAGATGCTTACATTGGTAGCTCACTTGTTGACCTTTACTGCAAATGTGGAAGCACCAAGGATGGACGTGTAGCATTCGACTCGATCTTGGAGAAAAATGTTGTTTGTTGGAATTCAATGGTTAGTGGGTATAGTCTCAATAACCAGCTCGAAGAAGCTAAGGAGCTATTTCACAAGATACCCCAAAAAGATAACATCTCATGGAATTCACTAATAACAGgttatttagagtatgaaaaaTTTGACGAGGTTTTTGAAGTTTTCTGTGAGATGCTTCTGTCTGGAGAACGACCAAGTAAATCTACTTTCTCTAGTGTTTTATGTGCCTGTGCGAGCTTAGCTTCACTAGAAAGGGGGAAGAACTCGCATGGTAAGGCAATTAAACTTGGTTTTCACTCTGACATTTTTGTCGACACTGCCCTTGTGGATATGTATGCCAAATCCGGAGATGTTGAAAGCGCAAAGAAAATCTTCAAAAGGATGCCCAAACGCAACGAGATTTCCTGGACAGCTATGATTCAAGGGCTTGCAGAAAACGGCTTTGCAGAGGAAGCGCTTGCTgtatttgaagaatttgaacGGACCAAGTCCATTACACCTAATGAGCTGCTTATTTTAGCCGTTTTATTTGCTTGCTCCCACTGTGGTCTAGTAGATAAAGGACTTCATTACTTCAATTCAATGAAAAAGCTCTATAATATACAGCCGAACGATAGGCACTATACCTGTGTAGTGGACATGCTGTCTCGTTCAGGACGTCTTTCTGAAGCAGAGAAGTTCATCTTGGACATGCCTTGTGAACCAGAAGTTCAAGCCTGGGCAGCTCTCTTAAGTGGTTGCAAAACATACAGAAATGAGGTAATAGCAGAAAGGGTGGCGGAAAAGATTTCAGAGCTGGCTGAAAAGCACCCCGAAGAATATGTGTTGCTGTCAAATGTTTATGCTGCAGCTGGCAGATGGTTAGATGTCTTAAACATGAGAAAACAAATGAAGGAAAAAGGACTGAGGAAAAGCGGGGGATGTAGTTGGATAGAAGTGCGGAACCAACCCCATTTCTTCTATTCCCAGGATGGTTCTCACAATGAGTCCACAGAAATTTACGGGGTTTTGGAACTAATGAGGTCAGACATGCTTCTCACA ATAATAATGGATGGTTATGCGCTTAAGTCCGTGTCGGACTTGCCTCCTGTTTTCCGTTCAACTTTCAGTTTCAG ATATTTTAATTCGCTGCAGAGTGAATGCTTTCCTGCTTGTTTCCTGTCGGATGTGAACATGGTAATTTCAGCGCCAACAGGAAGTGGGAAAACAGTGCTTTTTGAACTATGCATTTTGAGGCTTCTCTCAAGGTTTATCTCAGGAGAGGGAAAATTTATTCACATAAAGGGGTCTCTGAAGGCT ATATATGTTGCACCCTCAAAAGCACTGATACAAGAGAAGCTTCGTAATTGGAACCAGAAGCTTGGTTCATGGGGGATAAATTGCTTGGAACTGACAGGGGACAATGAGAACTACAAAATCACAGATATACAGGACGCTGATGTAATTCTTACCACTCCTGAG AAGTTTGATGCTGTGACTCGTTATCGCATAAATGATGGAGGCCTGAGTTTTTTTGGTGATATTGCATTGGTGCTAATTGATGAAGTCCATTTGTTGAATGATCCTCGTGGAGCAGCTTTGGAGGCAATTGTCAGTAGAATTAAAATGCTTTCTCGCAAACCTGAACTGAAATCAAGTGCTCTAGCTAATGTCCGTTTTTTAGCTGTTTCTGCAACCATTCCCAACATTGATGACCTTG CAGAATGGCTCATGGTCCCCAGGCAAGGAGTAAAAAG GTTTGGGGAAGAAATGAGACCCGTGAAGTTGACTACCAAAGTTTTTG GATACACTCCCGCAAAGAATGACTTTCTATTTGAAAAG CGCCTACAGAACTTTGTCTTCG ATATCCTCATGCAACATTCTAGAGGAAAATCTGCTCTAGTTTTTTGCTCAACCAGAAAAGGAGCACAAGAGGCAGCACAACAGCTCTCTCAGACAGCAATGACCTTTGGTCATTCAAATCCTTTCATCAAAAGCAGAGAGCAACAAGAAAGGTTGAGGGAAGCTTCACTATCATGTAGTGACAAACAAATGCAGTCTTATATTCTTTATGGTG TTGGTTATCACAATGGTGGTCTTTCCATGAACGACCGCAACCTCATTGAAGGCCTCTTTCTGAATGGTGATATTCAAGTGCTGTGCACTACAAATACACTTGCCCATGGAATTAATCTACCAGCACATACCGTTGTGCTTAAATCAACTCAGTACTT CAATAAGGAAAAAGGGACTTACATGGAATATGACAGATCAACCGTCCTGCAG ATGTCAGGACGAGCAGGTCGACCACCATTTGATGACACGGGAATGGTCATAATCATGACCAGAAAAGAAACT GTTCACTTGTACGAGAATTTATTAAGCGGATGCGAATTGGTGGAGTCACA ATTGCTTCCATGTATTACAGAGCACCTAACAGCAGAGATTGTTCAACTGACCGTGTCAGATATAACAGGAGCAATTGAATGGATGAAATGCTCATTTTTGTATGTTAGAATAAGAAAG AATCCAGAGAAATATGCAGTAAGGAAGGGGCTAACTGGCGACCGTTTAGAGAGGCATATGCAAG ATATTTGTGTTCAGAATGTAAATGAGTTGTCAAGGTATCAATTGATTTGGACAGATGAAGATGGTTTCCTCTTAAAGCCTCTTG AACCTGGAAAGTTGATGACGAAATATTATCTGAAATTCGACACGATGAAGCACATCATGCAAGCCCCTGGAAACTGTAGCACAGAGGATGCACTTCAAATCATTTGCCGTGCTGAGGAACTTAGCT GGATACAACTGAGGCGCAATGAGAAGAAGCTCCTGAATGACATAAACATTGACAAAGACAATAGGCTCCGCTTTCACATCCTTGGGgacaaagagaaaagaaaaaagcgggtccaaaccaaagaagagAAGATATTTGTTTTGGCAAACGACTGCCTAACGGGGGACCCTTTGGTCTTTGATTTATCCCTTAGCCAG GACGTGAACTCTATATGTGCAAATGGCTATAGAATTGCAAAGTGCATGAAAGAGTATTTCCTATACAGGAAGAACTATCGAGGAGCTTTGAGTTCAGCACTTCTAACCAAATCCTTGTATCAAAAGGTCTGGGATGATAGTCCATACTTGCTGAAACAATTACCTGGTATTGGAATGGTGACAGCAAAG GCACTTCATTCAATGGGAGTAAAATCATTTGCCTCACTCTCCGATGCAGATCCAAGGAAAATAGAGATGGTCACTGGCAGAAAATATCCTTTTGGGAATCATATAAAAGAGTCATTACTATCGCTACCCCCAGAAATTGAGATGAGGGTTGAGGAAACTGAGAGCCAAAGGCAAGGGAAGTCCAAGGTTATGGTAACACTGACTAGGTTGTCACAACCTGTTCAAACAACTAAACGACATTATGCTGATATG GTGGTTGGCGTTGAAGAAGATAATCTGGTACTGTTTCATGAGAAAATAAG GGTGGATGAATTTCCTAG CCCTTATAGCAAGACAGTTATGGTGCCAAGTCCTCAGCAAGGGAAGCTGACTGTTAAAGCAGATCTGATATTTGATGAATTTA TTGGTGTTGATCTCCATCAAAAGGTTGTATTGATAAACATGGTTGACCATAATTTTGTGATGAAGTACAGAACCAAGCAACCCTCTTCCTTCCAGAATAATGATGTCTGCATCATAGAGAACACACAAGATGCAGCTCAAGCATCATGCCAAGTGTCTCACAGTTTAACTGAAGCTGGTTGGAGCTCAGACAT GCCCAGTTTCAAGCTAATAGATGAAGATCTAGACGAAG TGGTACTTGCTGCTGCGGTCGAAGATGATGAATGCAGAATCATAAAcgaaaatacaatatttgacCATATACGTGAAAAGGCTAAACACCTCCCTGCTTTGACCTCACTGAAAGGTACATGTTTACCATCATTAGAGACTTTGAATCTCATCAGAAAGCGCACTCGCGAGAAGCAGCTTCTTGTTGAGAATGCTGTAGGAGTATCTGAAGAAGTGAGAAGAACCAAAGTCCCATGTCACAACATGGTCATTCAATCTGCACAATATATTGATCTAGAAGAAAATAGACCATTTTCTAACAAAGATCAGAGACCATACAGCCATCACGTCTCTAATGCCATTTACCTGCCTGATGAGAGAG GTGAGCTTTTCTTTGAAACTGGGAGTGTTCCATCTGAAACAATTGCTGAAGAAATGATACTCAAATATAACCCTATAGATTCTAAGATGTTCCACAGCTTTGAGAATGTGAAGAACACAGAACCCAAGTTACTCAATATGGCCAATGGAACCTGCATAATTCACCAACCTGAGCACATTTCTTCCAGCTTTGGGTTTCAAGAGACAACTCCAACAAAAGTTACGAAAAATGCAGCAAGTAAACAAATTAAAGAGGTTGAGGATCTAACTCTTCATGGTTACACCCCTGGTACAAGTGAAAAAACTGATCTTTCTATGGAAACCTCAAGAAAAGATGCAGAGGGAAGATCAAGATTGTTGTCAGCTGCAGATGCTTACTTTATTAGGAATAAAGTTGGATATCCACTACGTTCTCCAAGTTTCAAGGAACAACAGGGCACTTCTTCAGTACAAGTTGGAGAAATCAGTCAACCTAATCCCTTTCTTGGGTTTAAAAGCATTTTTACATTTCTGTTTGAGTGA
- the LOC125847549 gene encoding polyribonucleotide nucleotidyltransferase 2, mitochondrial, which produces MASVRNKINPLLCNLPYVLTWQRFGFRTICSGRLGFAPSTSPSMADTDTPVAGTKVLETFAEEFEIGSRKITLETGKIARFANGSVILAMEETKVLSTVASSKGDAIRDFLPLTVDYQEKQFAQSVIPTTYMRREGAPKERELLCGRLIDRPIRPLFPPGFYHEVQVMASVLSSDGKQDPDILAANASSAALMLSDIPWGGPIGVIRIGRISGQFVVNPSMEELSISDLNLVYACTRDKTLMIDVQAREISEKDLEAALRLAHPEAVKYLDPQIRLAVKAGKQKKEYKLSMVSEKTFEKIQNLAKEPIEAVFTDPTYGKFERGEALEKITQDVKRALEEEGDEEGLKILPKTVDTVRKQVVRRRIISEGLRVDGRCLDEVRPLYCEAGNLPVLHGSAIFSRGDTQVLCTVTLGAPGDAQRLDSLVGPSSKRFMLHYSFPPFCTNEVGKRTGLNRREVGHGTLAEKALLAVLPPEDDFPYAVRINSEVMASDGSTSMATVCGGSMALMDSGIPVREHVAGLSMGLVSEVDPSTGEIKDYRLLTDILGLEDHLGDMDFKIAGTRNGVTAIQLDIKPAGIPLDIVCESLDPALKGRLQILEHMEREISAPRIQDNIYSPRLVTSKYSNDALRRLIGPVGALKRKIEDETGARISVSDGTLTIIAKNQSVMEKVQEKVDFIIGREIEIGGVYKGIVVSVKEYGAFVEFNGGQQGLLHISELSHDPVSRVSDVVSVGQQLSLMCIGQDVRGNINLSLKATLPRPKSKTDISVDEPVAPTSQEVNVWAAIEDVSNELENQGATVGPETNDSTLKSATPAVLIRSAAECDEEEKSDALNLKGDNGSQSASKSEKKTRILSSRSAKKSKRSKDAILDLISDDESEQKHTPVGLHPQIGSDKDDATPETPMSANKLKLGMRVTAKVHQIRALGLVLDLGGGIRGMYRFEPGMKRDFEVGDELRVKCSSFSTKGIPVLSLVTEE; this is translated from the exons ATGGCCTCtgtaagaaacaaaataaatccACTTCTCTGCAACTTACCGTACGTTCTCACATGGCAAAGATTTGGTTTTCGTACAATCTGCAGTGGTCGTCTTGGCTTTGCACCGTCCACATCGCCGTCAATGGCCGATACAGATACTCCTGTTGCTGGAACGAAGGTTCTCGAGACATTCGCTGAGGAATTTGAGATTGGATCACGCAAAATTACTTTAGAAACTGGAAAGATTGCGAGGTTTGCTAATGGCTCTGTAATTTTAGCCATGGAAGAGACAAAAGTCCTCTCTACTGTCGCTTCATCTAAAGGCGATGCAATTCGTGATTTTTTGCCTCTTACA GTTGATTACCAAGAGAAACAATTTGCTCAAAGTGTTATTCCGACAACATACATGAGAAGAGAGGGTGCTCCAAAAGAACGTGAACTTTTATGTGGTCGTCTTATTGATCGACCCATAAGACCACTTTTTCCACCTGGATTTTACCACGAGGTGCAG GTAATGGCAAGTGTGCTTTCGTCTGACGGGAAACAAGATCCAGATATATTGGCAGCTAATGCATCATCTGCTGCTCTAATGTTGTCAGATATTCCTTGGGGTGGGCCAATTGGAGTAATACGTATTGGAAGGATTTCAGGTCAATTTGTTGTAAATCCAAGCATGGAGGAG CTTAGCATCAGTGATCTTAACTTGGTATATGCATGTACGAGGGATAAAACTTTGATGATAGACGTCCAAGCTCGTGAAATTTCTGAAAAGGATTTGGAAGCTGCTTTGAGACTTGCTCATCCAGAG GCTGTTAAGTATCTTGACCCTCAAATTAGACTCGCAGTTAAAGCTGGTAAGCAGAAGAAAGAGTATAAGCTGTCTATGGTATCAGAAAAAACATTTGAAAAGATTCAGAATCTGGCCAAAGAACCTATAGAGGCTGTTTTTACAGACCCTACTTATGGAAAG TTCGAGCGTGGAGAAGCTTTAGAAAAAATCACACAGGACGTTAAAAGAGCTCTTGAGGAAGAAGGTGATGAGGAAGGCCTAAAAATTCTACCAAAGACAGTTGATACAGTGAGGAAGCAG GTTGTTCGCAGAAGGATCATTTCAGAAGGGCTTAGAGTGGACGGAAGGTGTCTTGACGAAGTTCGGCCTTTGTACTGTGAAGCTGGTAATTTACCTGTATTACATGGATCTGCAATTTTTTCAAGAGGGGATACTCAG GTCCTTTGCACTGTTACCCTTGGAGCCCCTGGGGATGCTCAACGTCTGGATTCACTGGTCGGTCCTTCAAGCAAGCGTTTCATGCTGCATTATAGTTTTCCACCGTTTTGTACAAATGAAGTTGGCAAACGAACTGGCCTGAATAGGCGTGAAGTTGGTCATG GCACTCTTGCTGAAAAGGCTCTGCTTGCTGTATTACCTCCTGAAGATGATTTTCCATACGCAGTCCGAATCAATTCTGAAGTCATGGCATCTGATGGCTCGACATCAATGGCAACTGTCTGTGGAG GTAGCATGGCTTTGATGGATTCTGGCATTCCAGTAAGAGAACATGTAGCAGGTCTGTCGATGGGGCTTGTTagtgaagttgacccatcaactGGTGAAATCAAGGATTATCGTTTATTGACTGATATTCTG GGTCTGGAGGATCATCTGGGTGACATGGATTTTAAGATTGCTGGTACCCGTAATGGTGTAACTGCAATACAATTAGATATTAAACCTGCTGGAATTCCTTTGGATATCGTATGTGAGAGTCTAGATCCTGCACTTAAAGGGAGGCTTCAAATCCTTGAGCACATGGAGCGTGAGATAAGTGCTCCACGTATTCAGGATAACATATATTCTCCTCGGCTAG TTACGTCAAAATACAGCAATGATGCACTTCGTCGCTTGATTGGTCCTGTTGGTGCTTTGAAGAGGAAAATTGAAGATGAAACAG GTGCACGGATCTCGGTTAGTGATGGAACACTTACTATAATTGCCAAAAATCAGTCGGTGATGGAGAAAGTACAGGAGAAG GTTGATTTTATAATTGGACGTGAAATTGAGATTGGAGGCGTATATAAAGGTATTGTTGTATCTGTTAAAGAATACGGCGCCTTTGTGGAGTTTAATGGTGGACAACAGGGCCTCTTACATATTTCAGAATTGTCACACGACCCG gTTTCCAGAGTTTCAGATGTGGTATCTGTGGGACAGCAACTTTCTTTAATGTGTATAGGACAGGACGTTCGtggtaatattaatttatcattaaaagCCACCCTGCCTAGACCTAAATCTAAGACAGACATTTCTGTTGATGAACCTGTTGCTCCTACTAGTCAAGAGGTTAATGTTTGGGCTGCCATTGAGGATGTATCCAATGAGCTAGAAAACCAAGGTGCTACTGTGGGACCTGAAACTAATGATTCAACTTTGAAGTCAGCTACACCAGCAGTTCTAATCCGAAGTGCGGCAGAGTGTGATGAGGAGGAAAAAAGTGATGCTCTGAATTTGAAAGGTGATAATGGATCTCAAAGTGCTTCTAAATCTGAGAAGAAGACAAGGATACTGTCTTCTAGAAGTGCGAAGAAGTCGAAAAGAAGCAAGGATGCCATTCTTGACCTAATAAGTGATGATGAAAGTGAGCAGAAACATACTCCAGTAGGCCTGCATCCTCAAATTGGGTCAGATAAGGATGATGCTACGCCTGAGACCCCTATGAGTGCAAACAAACTAAAGCTTGGTATGAGAGTAACAGCAAAAGTGCATCAAATTCGTGCCCTTGGTTTGGTGCTGGATTTGGGTGGTGGAATTCGGGGAATGTATCGTTTTGAG CCTGGTATGAAGAGGGactttgaggtaggtgatgagcTGCGGGTGAAGTGCTCAAGTTTTTCAACCAAAGGGATTCCAGTATTGTCTTTGGTGACAGAAGAGTAA